From Streptomyces yatensis, one genomic window encodes:
- a CDS encoding Rieske 2Fe-2S domain-containing protein: MTVEDSPDTATPVRSRRRKPAEPGRQDWSSWPHYDGAAAGFRGYWYPVTWSSQVTGKPLPFTICGERIALIRDNGTAYALHNRCPHRGVPLSEGNQQFPGTVSCPYHGWTFDLPTGRLSAVITDGPGCRLTGKLGVRTYPVEERLGMVWVYIPIADEEPHPIDSQLPEELVSNAFVMGGRIEPRGGNWRFACENGFDEGHAKYLHRTALWRLFKPMPTWNITRIVPRGRWIFRVQDEVHWDAEFPGVGRWSNKRWWKMQPPKETFNIGNTGKADSVDPTIEAQDFPGFASLSMPGVLRIAYPKFIHYEFYVPVDENNHRYVGVMVNFTEGWDTLRFYAKYLGAIRWLFHGQFSGQDAWMVDVTDAPPEKLYRPDISLTAWRNLSEEEYGKKLAAVDGAPAPEEKA; this comes from the coding sequence ATGACGGTCGAGGACTCTCCCGACACGGCCACCCCCGTCCGGAGCCGCCGCAGAAAACCCGCCGAGCCCGGCCGCCAGGACTGGTCGTCCTGGCCCCATTACGACGGTGCGGCAGCGGGCTTCCGCGGCTACTGGTATCCGGTCACCTGGTCCAGCCAGGTCACGGGGAAGCCGCTGCCGTTCACCATCTGCGGCGAGCGGATCGCGCTGATCCGCGACAACGGCACGGCCTACGCCCTGCACAACCGGTGCCCGCACCGCGGTGTGCCGCTGTCCGAGGGCAACCAGCAGTTCCCGGGCACGGTCAGCTGCCCGTACCACGGCTGGACCTTCGACCTGCCCACCGGGCGGCTCTCCGCGGTCATCACCGACGGCCCGGGGTGCCGGCTCACCGGCAAGCTGGGCGTGCGCACCTACCCGGTCGAGGAGCGCCTCGGCATGGTGTGGGTGTACATCCCGATCGCCGACGAGGAGCCGCACCCGATCGACTCCCAGCTTCCGGAGGAGCTCGTCTCCAACGCCTTCGTGATGGGCGGACGGATCGAGCCGCGCGGTGGCAACTGGCGGTTCGCCTGCGAGAACGGCTTCGACGAGGGCCACGCCAAGTATCTGCACCGCACGGCCCTGTGGCGGCTGTTCAAGCCCATGCCGACCTGGAACATCACCCGGATCGTGCCGCGCGGCCGGTGGATCTTCCGGGTCCAGGACGAGGTCCACTGGGACGCCGAGTTCCCGGGGGTGGGCCGCTGGTCCAACAAGCGGTGGTGGAAGATGCAGCCGCCCAAGGAGACCTTCAACATCGGCAACACCGGCAAGGCCGACAGCGTCGATCCGACGATCGAGGCGCAGGACTTCCCCGGGTTCGCCTCCCTGTCGATGCCGGGCGTGCTGCGCATCGCCTACCCCAAGTTCATCCACTACGAGTTCTACGTCCCGGTGGACGAGAACAACCACCGCTATGTCGGTGTGATGGTCAACTTCACCGAGGGCTGGGACACCCTGCGCTTCTACGCCAAGTACCTCGGCGCGATCCGCTGGCTGTTCCACGGCCAGTTCTCCGGCCAGGACGCGTGGATGGTCGATGTCACCGACGCCCCGCCGGAGAAGCTCTACCGGCCCGATATCTCGCTCACCGCCTGGCGGAATCTGAGCGAGGAGGAGTACGGCAAGAAGCTGGCCGCGGTCGACGGTGCGCCCGCACCCGAAGAGAAGGCATGA
- a CDS encoding M20 family metallopeptidase has product MTADGLAGLDDRRRSWALDAARHISADRLRELITGLVNIPSPTGDEGPLATHIADTLRATGCHAAVQPLDDRQANAWGRLTGDGTGPDLMLYAPIDTLTVGEESEDVPWIGPELREDMRPAATVYDDLVTGLGASNPKGHAACVMMAVEAISLAGVPLTGDLVAAFGAGGMPTNARPVGTRLNTGQGAGCSFLLEQGVWTDYAVIAKPGWTVSWDEVGLVWFEVTVGGIHTYAGSRHRLPYDNAIARAGEVAAYLEKWFEEYAERHTSGTVAPQGIVSSIRGGWPRMAAVTPAVCTLMVDLRISPDITPMRAKREFMDALAALRAASPGLDVRAEMVLAIPGTRTPRESWIHRSATAAWEALEGREHEVIPGNSGATDANILRGRGIPTVRVGMPKVAEAPFEIDFARGMNTVSLRAMEKLTRHLIRTAVDTVTRSRDELEGAGA; this is encoded by the coding sequence GTGACCGCCGACGGCCTGGCGGGACTGGATGACCGGCGGCGCTCCTGGGCCCTGGACGCCGCCCGCCACATCAGCGCCGACCGGCTCCGCGAGCTGATCACGGGCCTGGTGAACATTCCCAGCCCCACCGGCGACGAGGGCCCGCTGGCCACCCATATCGCCGACACCCTGCGCGCCACCGGCTGCCACGCGGCCGTCCAGCCCCTCGACGACCGCCAGGCCAACGCCTGGGGGCGGCTGACCGGCGACGGCACCGGCCCCGACCTCATGCTGTACGCCCCCATCGACACCCTGACGGTGGGCGAGGAGAGCGAGGACGTGCCGTGGATCGGCCCGGAGCTGCGCGAGGACATGCGCCCCGCGGCCACCGTCTACGACGACCTGGTCACCGGGCTCGGCGCCTCCAACCCCAAGGGCCACGCGGCGTGCGTGATGATGGCCGTCGAGGCGATCTCGCTGGCCGGTGTCCCGCTCACCGGTGACCTGGTCGCGGCGTTCGGCGCGGGCGGGATGCCCACCAACGCCCGGCCCGTGGGCACGCGTCTCAACACCGGCCAGGGCGCCGGGTGTTCGTTCCTTCTGGAGCAGGGCGTGTGGACCGACTACGCGGTCATCGCCAAGCCCGGCTGGACCGTCTCCTGGGACGAGGTCGGACTGGTCTGGTTCGAGGTGACGGTCGGCGGCATCCACACCTACGCGGGCTCCCGCCACCGGCTCCCGTACGACAACGCCATCGCCCGCGCCGGGGAGGTGGCCGCGTACCTGGAGAAGTGGTTCGAGGAGTACGCCGAGCGGCACACCTCGGGCACGGTGGCGCCGCAGGGCATCGTCTCCTCCATCCGCGGCGGCTGGCCGCGGATGGCGGCGGTCACCCCCGCCGTGTGCACCCTCATGGTGGACCTGCGGATCAGCCCGGACATCACACCGATGCGGGCCAAGCGCGAGTTCATGGACGCGCTGGCCGCGCTGCGGGCCGCCTCGCCCGGACTCGACGTCCGGGCGGAGATGGTGCTGGCGATCCCCGGCACCCGCACCCCGCGCGAGTCGTGGATCCACCGCAGCGCCACGGCCGCCTGGGAGGCGCTGGAGGGGCGCGAGCACGAGGTGATCCCCGGGAACAGCGGCGCCACCGACGCCAACATCCTGCGCGGCCGCGGCATCCCCACGGTGCGGGTCGGCATGCCCAAGGTGGCGGAGGCGCCGTTCGAGATCGATTTCGCCCGCGGCATGAACACGGTGTCGCTCCGGGCCATGGAGAAGCTCACGCGCCATCTGATCCGCACGGCCGTGGACACCGTCACCCGGTCCCGCGACGAGCTGGAAGGAGCAGGGGCATGA
- a CDS encoding catechol 1,2-dioxygenase has product MTEIVLGVGASHSTLMNTHWEETYHKDRAERFRDALGRARDALAAARPDTVILVGSNHFRGFWLDLIPSFTIGVDECVASGESGTPKGPQPVDRELALYLAGSLVERSGFDVAFSARLQIDHGQSHAVQYLLDGLDVDLVPLVVNVFAPPLPTLERCEQLGRALREAVLAFPGDRRVAVIGSGGLSHRLPWPDWRDPNGEDEEFMVGAWLNGRENWQDYDVRRREIIRAAEASLNPEFDEEILSWMERGQAHRLTEYTTAELEKVAGNGAQELRTWLLMSALLDHVPGRRLAYEPMPEWLTGMGVAVLDPAQAPAQTPAQTSERQS; this is encoded by the coding sequence ATGACCGAGATCGTCCTGGGGGTCGGGGCGTCGCACAGCACGCTGATGAACACCCACTGGGAGGAGACGTACCACAAGGACCGCGCCGAGCGGTTCCGGGACGCCCTCGGCCGGGCGCGGGACGCGCTGGCCGCGGCCCGCCCCGACACGGTGATCCTGGTCGGCTCCAACCACTTCCGGGGGTTCTGGCTCGACCTGATCCCCAGCTTCACCATCGGGGTGGACGAGTGCGTCGCCAGCGGCGAGTCCGGCACCCCCAAGGGCCCGCAGCCGGTGGACCGGGAGCTGGCCCTCTACCTCGCGGGCTCGCTCGTGGAGCGGTCCGGTTTCGACGTGGCGTTCTCCGCCCGGCTGCAGATCGACCACGGCCAGTCGCACGCCGTCCAGTATCTGCTCGACGGGCTCGACGTCGACCTCGTACCGCTCGTGGTGAACGTCTTCGCGCCGCCGCTGCCCACTCTGGAGCGCTGCGAACAGCTGGGCCGGGCGCTCCGGGAGGCGGTCCTGGCGTTCCCCGGCGACCGCCGGGTGGCCGTCATCGGCTCCGGCGGGCTGTCCCACCGGCTGCCCTGGCCGGACTGGCGCGACCCGAACGGCGAGGACGAGGAGTTCATGGTCGGGGCCTGGCTCAACGGCCGGGAGAACTGGCAGGACTACGACGTACGCCGCCGCGAGATCATCCGGGCCGCCGAGGCATCGCTCAACCCGGAGTTCGACGAAGAGATCCTGTCCTGGATGGAACGGGGACAGGCGCACCGCCTCACCGAGTACACCACCGCGGAACTGGAGAAGGTGGCCGGCAACGGCGCCCAGGAGCTGCGCACCTGGCTGCTGATGTCCGCGCTGCTCGATCACGTCCCGGGCCGGCGCCTGGCCTATGAACCGATGCCCGAGTGGCTCACCGGCATGGGGGTCGCCGTCCTCGACCCCGCACAGGCCCCCGCACAGACCCCCGCGCAGACCAGCGAAAGGCAGTCATGA
- a CDS encoding alpha/beta fold hydrolase, whose amino-acid sequence MSIWNELSGIDYRHAYVDTGDFKTRALQAGPEDGEHVVFLHGTTGHLEAFVRNIPAHAERYRCHSIDMLGHGYTGKPDRPAEIPLYVEHLMAYLDAVGAERAHLVGESLGGWVGSWAASEHPERVASLQLLCMGGTKINPAIMERLKTSTSDAALKDDISFTRERLRLLWAHWDEDLGEELTRIRYDIYHHPDFQRNLHNLLALQEPEARERNLLRPDRMGRIKAPTLVVWGNKNPLGDVPEAEAIAAAIPGARLEVFNECGHWPQHEKADLYNPLSLEFLAASSAT is encoded by the coding sequence ATGAGCATCTGGAACGAGCTGTCGGGCATCGACTACCGGCACGCCTACGTCGACACCGGCGACTTCAAGACCCGCGCCCTGCAGGCCGGCCCCGAGGACGGCGAGCATGTGGTGTTCCTGCACGGGACGACCGGCCACCTGGAGGCGTTCGTACGGAACATCCCGGCGCACGCCGAGCGCTACCGCTGCCACTCCATCGACATGCTGGGCCACGGCTACACCGGCAAGCCCGACCGCCCGGCCGAGATCCCCCTGTACGTCGAGCACCTGATGGCCTATCTGGACGCCGTCGGCGCCGAGCGCGCCCATCTGGTCGGCGAGTCGCTGGGCGGCTGGGTGGGGTCGTGGGCCGCGAGCGAGCACCCGGAACGGGTCGCCTCCCTCCAGCTGCTGTGCATGGGCGGCACGAAGATCAATCCGGCGATCATGGAGCGGCTGAAGACGTCCACCAGCGACGCGGCCCTCAAGGACGACATCTCCTTCACCCGGGAGCGGCTGCGGCTGCTGTGGGCCCACTGGGACGAGGACCTGGGCGAGGAGCTGACCCGGATCCGCTACGACATCTACCACCACCCCGACTTCCAGCGGAACCTGCACAATCTGCTGGCGCTCCAGGAGCCGGAGGCCCGCGAGCGCAATCTGCTGCGGCCCGACCGCATGGGCCGGATCAAGGCGCCGACCCTGGTGGTGTGGGGCAACAAGAACCCGCTCGGCGACGTGCCGGAGGCCGAGGCCATCGCGGCCGCGATCCCCGGGGCGCGGCTGGAGGTGTTCAACGAGTGCGGCCACTGGCCGCAGCACGAGAAGGCCGATCTGTACAACCCGCTCAGCCTGGAGTTCCTCGCCGCGTCCTCGGCCACCTGA
- a CDS encoding IclR family transcriptional regulator yields the protein MTVVPIDQAVRACPDPMNSVLGKVRSILEAFTADDDSLSLADLVRRSGVAKATVHRLSQELVAWGLLERAGCNYRLGLRLFEIGQRVHRQRILREVAQPYMEDLLLATRETIHFAIHDGLDVVYLEKILPHRGLSEESRVAGRLPLYCTATGKAILAHSPGSLFGEVVRSGLKPFTRHTITSPGRLRAQLDRVRDQGIATEAEEVRLGYMSMAVPVFGRQNTLAGALSITAPTYRVDAIAHASALRTAGLGISRSLRSAL from the coding sequence ATGACCGTAGTCCCCATCGACCAAGCCGTCAGAGCCTGTCCCGACCCGATGAACTCCGTCCTCGGCAAGGTCCGGTCCATCCTGGAGGCGTTCACCGCCGACGACGACTCGCTCTCGCTCGCCGATCTGGTGCGCCGTTCGGGAGTGGCGAAGGCGACCGTCCACCGGCTGTCCCAGGAGCTGGTCGCATGGGGGCTGCTGGAGCGGGCGGGCTGCAACTACCGGCTCGGGCTGCGCCTGTTCGAGATCGGGCAGCGGGTGCACCGGCAGCGCATCCTGCGGGAGGTGGCCCAGCCGTATATGGAGGATCTGCTGCTGGCCACGCGGGAGACCATCCACTTCGCCATCCATGACGGGCTGGACGTGGTGTACCTGGAGAAGATCCTCCCCCATCGGGGGCTGAGCGAGGAGTCGCGGGTGGCGGGGCGGCTTCCGCTGTACTGCACGGCGACCGGCAAGGCCATCCTCGCCCACTCCCCCGGCAGCCTGTTCGGCGAGGTGGTCAGGAGCGGGCTCAAACCGTTCACCCGCCACACCATCACCTCGCCGGGCCGGCTGCGCGCCCAGCTGGACCGGGTCCGCGATCAGGGCATCGCCACCGAGGCGGAGGAGGTCCGGCTCGGCTATATGAGCATGGCGGTCCCGGTCTTCGGCCGGCAGAACACCCTCGCCGGGGCCCTGTCGATCACGGCGCCGACCTACCGGGTGGACGCGATCGCCCATGCCAGCGCGCTGCGTACGGCGGGCCTTGGCATCAGCCGCTCGCTGAGGTCGGCGCTGTGA
- a CDS encoding MaoC family dehydratase N-terminal domain-containing protein: MTAPVVSSPALEEVLARAGELIDRWRDEDCGTPTVKDFCRYAAALNDGEYIRRARALEADGRPVEAPALFLAATMSWEDGPPEDELRPDGLARRESPCTEGLPVRQVHGGQSVRLVRPPVAGARITATRAVVSARHKHGRSGEFVLLGVRTRFLSPDGSELTAVDETIVVLDATGGDR, translated from the coding sequence GTGACGGCCCCCGTGGTGTCCTCCCCCGCGCTGGAAGAGGTGCTGGCCCGGGCCGGGGAGCTGATCGACCGGTGGCGGGACGAGGACTGCGGCACCCCGACGGTCAAGGACTTCTGCCGTTACGCCGCCGCCCTCAACGACGGTGAGTACATCCGCCGGGCCCGCGCCCTGGAAGCGGACGGCCGGCCCGTCGAGGCGCCCGCCCTGTTCCTCGCGGCCACCATGAGCTGGGAGGACGGTCCGCCGGAGGACGAACTGCGGCCGGATGGCCTCGCCCGGCGCGAGTCGCCGTGCACCGAGGGTCTCCCGGTGCGCCAGGTGCACGGCGGCCAGTCGGTGCGCCTGGTCCGGCCCCCGGTGGCCGGAGCGCGGATCACGGCGACCCGTGCGGTCGTCTCCGCGCGGCACAAACACGGACGGTCGGGTGAGTTCGTCCTCCTGGGCGTGCGGACCCGGTTCCTGTCCCCCGACGGGAGCGAGCTGACGGCCGTGGACGAGACGATCGTGGTGCTCGACGCCACCGGAGGTGACCGATGA
- a CDS encoding MaoC/PaaZ C-terminal domain-containing protein, giving the protein MTAPAAGAECPPRRYAHTSVQLFRFSAVSWNAHRIHYDAAFAASEGFPDTVVQSTLHGETLSRNALEWAGPGARLESVAWRNVATAVAGEQLTWAATVSSVEGARVRLDARILKADGSECVTGTVEVTLAG; this is encoded by the coding sequence ATGACGGCGCCCGCTGCCGGGGCCGAGTGTCCACCGCGCCGGTACGCCCACACCAGTGTGCAGCTCTTCCGCTTCAGCGCCGTGTCGTGGAACGCGCACCGGATCCATTACGACGCCGCGTTCGCGGCGTCGGAGGGGTTTCCCGACACGGTGGTGCAGTCCACGCTGCACGGCGAGACGCTCAGCCGCAACGCCCTGGAGTGGGCCGGGCCGGGCGCCCGGCTGGAGTCGGTGGCGTGGCGCAATGTGGCCACGGCGGTGGCCGGTGAGCAGCTGACCTGGGCCGCGACGGTGTCCTCGGTCGAGGGTGCGCGGGTCCGGCTGGACGCGCGCATCCTCAAGGCCGACGGCTCCGAGTGCGTCACGGGGACGGTGGAGGTGACGCTCGCCGGGTGA
- a CDS encoding NAD(P)/FAD-dependent oxidoreductase, producing MSVLNVEPVAAEDAAVVETDILIIGAGPSGLYGAYCAGFRGLRVAVMDVLPQRGGQISAMYPEKPIFDIAGFASVRGRDLVDNLVAQAETHGTRYLLGHRATELSYDDGRPVVRSDRGTTVRAGAVVITGGVGTFTPRPLPAGEDFLGRGQVYFVPDPTAHAGHDVVVVGGGDSAFDWAALLAPMARSVRLVHRTARFRAHRASVEKVRALGIEILTDSEVSGLYGGALLEEVEIRHRVTKDTTRLPAQTVVAALGFIADLGPLRDWGLTLEARRIAVDTHMATNLPRVFAAGDITDYPGKVRLISVGFGEAATAVNNAATVIDPEAALFPGHSTEKEN from the coding sequence ATGAGCGTTCTCAACGTTGAGCCGGTCGCCGCGGAGGACGCGGCGGTGGTCGAGACGGACATCCTGATCATCGGCGCCGGCCCGTCGGGCCTGTACGGCGCCTACTGCGCGGGCTTCCGCGGGCTGCGTGTCGCCGTGATGGATGTGCTGCCCCAGCGCGGCGGCCAGATCAGCGCGATGTACCCGGAGAAACCGATCTTCGACATCGCCGGATTCGCCTCGGTCCGCGGCCGCGACCTGGTCGACAACCTGGTCGCGCAGGCGGAGACACACGGCACCCGCTACCTCCTCGGCCACCGCGCGACGGAGCTGTCCTACGACGACGGCCGGCCCGTGGTCCGCAGCGACCGGGGGACGACCGTACGGGCCGGGGCGGTAGTGATCACCGGGGGCGTGGGGACCTTCACTCCCCGCCCGCTGCCGGCCGGGGAGGATTTCCTCGGCCGCGGCCAGGTGTACTTCGTGCCCGACCCCACCGCCCACGCCGGCCATGACGTGGTGGTCGTCGGCGGTGGCGACAGTGCCTTCGACTGGGCGGCCCTGCTGGCCCCCATGGCGCGCTCGGTCCGGCTGGTACACCGCACCGCGCGGTTCCGCGCCCACCGCGCGTCGGTGGAGAAGGTCCGGGCACTGGGCATCGAGATCCTCACGGACTCCGAGGTCAGCGGCCTGTACGGCGGCGCGCTGCTGGAGGAGGTCGAGATCCGCCACCGCGTCACGAAGGACACCACGCGCCTCCCCGCGCAGACCGTGGTGGCGGCCCTCGGCTTCATCGCCGACCTCGGCCCGCTGCGGGACTGGGGCCTCACCCTGGAGGCACGCCGGATCGCCGTGGACACCCACATGGCCACCAATCTCCCCCGCGTCTTCGCGGCCGGCGACATCACCGACTACCCGGGCAAGGTGCGCCTGATCTCCGTCGGCTTCGGCGAGGCCGCCACGGCCGTCAACAACGCCGCCACGGTCATCGACCCGGAGGCGGCGCTGTTCCCCGGGCATTCCACCGAGAAGGAGAACTGA
- a CDS encoding indolepyruvate ferredoxin oxidoreductase subunit alpha, producing the protein MAYVIGASCVDIMDRSCMEECPVDCIYEGERKLYINPVECIDCGACEVACPEQAITVDRKADPEHRADNRRFFEEVLPGRDAPLGTPGGAGAVGPLGADTALVGGG; encoded by the coding sequence ATGGCCTACGTCATCGGCGCGTCCTGCGTTGACATCATGGATCGGTCCTGCATGGAGGAGTGCCCGGTCGACTGCATCTACGAGGGCGAGCGCAAGCTCTACATCAACCCGGTGGAGTGCATCGACTGCGGCGCCTGCGAGGTCGCCTGCCCGGAGCAGGCGATCACGGTGGACCGGAAGGCGGATCCGGAGCACCGCGCGGACAACCGGCGGTTCTTCGAGGAGGTCCTGCCCGGCCGGGACGCCCCACTGGGCACTCCCGGTGGCGCCGGGGCGGTCGGCCCGCTGGGCGCCGATACCGCCCTGGTGGGGGGCGGCTGA
- a CDS encoding IclR family transcriptional regulator → MTTAAVPRGNGEEARPDGRSPRSVLGKVGLILSAFGDGDLALSLTELTARTGVAKATVHRLCQELVACEMLERDGSDYRLGLLLYSIGLRAPRQRTLRHAARPALENLAQALDSPVSLSVPNGSELLCIDNAGRHRNRAGASIGGRLLQLHSTAPGKLTLALLPEQYPLARLTPHMRRMTARTLTADRLPGELVRIQEQGYATDREEHRLGYSAVAVPVRGPRDGAYLGALSVVAPSARQNVPRTLAALRTASEAVTTRLSVIEAYRAEP, encoded by the coding sequence GTGACGACTGCAGCGGTACCTCGTGGCAACGGCGAGGAAGCCCGGCCGGACGGGCGGTCCCCCAGGTCCGTCCTCGGCAAGGTCGGGCTCATCCTGTCCGCCTTCGGCGACGGCGACCTCGCCCTCAGCCTCACGGAACTCACGGCACGCACCGGGGTCGCCAAGGCCACGGTGCACCGGCTCTGCCAGGAGCTCGTCGCCTGCGAAATGCTGGAGCGGGACGGCTCGGACTACCGGCTCGGCCTCCTGCTGTACTCGATCGGCCTGCGCGCACCCCGGCAGCGCACCCTGCGCCACGCGGCGCGGCCGGCCCTGGAGAACCTCGCGCAGGCCCTCGACAGCCCGGTGAGCCTGTCCGTGCCGAACGGCAGCGAGCTGCTGTGCATCGACAACGCGGGCCGCCACCGCAACCGGGCCGGTGCCTCGATCGGCGGACGGCTGCTCCAACTGCACAGCACGGCCCCGGGAAAGCTCACCCTGGCCCTGCTGCCCGAGCAGTACCCGCTGGCGCGGCTGACCCCCCATATGCGCCGGATGACCGCCCGCACCCTCACCGCCGACCGGCTCCCGGGGGAGCTCGTGCGCATCCAGGAGCAGGGCTACGCCACCGACCGCGAGGAGCACCGGCTCGGCTATTCCGCCGTGGCCGTGCCCGTGCGCGGACCGCGGGACGGCGCCTACCTGGGCGCGCTGTCGGTGGTCGCCCCCTCGGCACGCCAGAACGTGCCCCGTACGCTGGCGGCGCTGCGGACCGCCTCGGAGGCCGTCACCACCCGTCTCTCGGTGATCGAGGCATACCGCGCCGAGCCGTAG
- a CDS encoding ROK family protein, with the protein MREDDGRSADRALLPAVPVGLRRVLDLVVAGEATNRAEIARRSGLARSTVGQQVDQLLGRDILQELESGESVRGRPPRLLALSPRAGTIAVADVDSLETRIAIADLGGRILARDTVLVRIDAGPETVLELVCDRLFALLERSGCDPGRVRQVVMGLPAPVDPSRGSPLRPNGMPGWDGFPVAERLRTRFRAPAQVDNDANLMALGEAVHARAETPVLCLKIATGIGAGLATADGRIYRGADGAAGDVGHIRSLGGGTALCTCGNVGCVRAIASHRAVLRSLGIPESTEEDPLHGVHELAERVADNDPPAVRALRQAATEIGELAAMLVYMFNPRTLVLGGPLSELRDDLLSGVRAVVYQRALPLATRKLTITTTQLGAASALHGAVALATGDVFSERGIARLLVD; encoded by the coding sequence ATGCGTGAAGATGACGGTCGTTCCGCCGACCGGGCGCTGCTGCCCGCGGTCCCCGTCGGACTGCGCAGAGTGCTGGATCTCGTGGTGGCCGGTGAGGCGACGAACCGGGCCGAGATCGCGCGGCGCAGCGGTCTGGCCCGCTCCACCGTCGGCCAGCAGGTGGACCAACTCCTCGGCCGAGACATCCTGCAGGAGCTGGAATCCGGCGAATCGGTGCGCGGGCGGCCCCCGCGGCTGCTGGCGCTGAGCCCGCGGGCGGGCACCATCGCCGTCGCCGACGTCGACAGCCTGGAGACGAGGATCGCGATCGCCGATCTCGGCGGACGCATCCTCGCGCGGGACACGGTGCTCGTGCGGATCGACGCGGGGCCGGAAACGGTCCTGGAGCTGGTGTGCGACCGGCTGTTCGCCCTGCTGGAGCGGTCCGGGTGCGACCCCGGCCGGGTCCGCCAGGTGGTGATGGGGCTGCCCGCCCCGGTGGACCCGTCGCGCGGCTCCCCGCTCCGGCCCAACGGCATGCCCGGCTGGGACGGTTTCCCGGTCGCCGAACGGCTGCGGACCCGGTTCCGCGCCCCCGCCCAGGTCGACAACGACGCGAACCTCATGGCCCTCGGTGAGGCCGTGCACGCCCGGGCCGAAACCCCGGTGCTCTGCCTCAAGATCGCCACCGGGATCGGGGCGGGGCTCGCCACCGCGGACGGCCGGATCTACCGCGGCGCGGACGGCGCGGCCGGCGATGTCGGCCACATCCGGTCCCTCGGCGGCGGCACCGCCCTGTGCACCTGCGGCAACGTCGGCTGTGTGCGCGCCATCGCCTCGCACCGCGCCGTACTGCGGAGCCTGGGCATCCCCGAGTCCACCGAGGAGGACCCGCTGCACGGGGTCCACGAACTCGCGGAGCGCGTCGCCGACAACGACCCGCCCGCCGTCCGGGCCCTGCGGCAGGCGGCCACCGAGATCGGCGAACTCGCCGCCATGCTCGTCTACATGTTCAATCCGCGCACCCTCGTCCTCGGCGGGCCGCTCAGCGAACTCCGCGACGACCTGCTCTCCGGGGTGCGGGCCGTGGTGTACCAGCGCGCCCTGCCGCTGGCCACGCGGAAGCTGACCATCACCACCACACAGCTCGGCGCCGCCTCGGCCCTGCACGGCGCGGTGGCCCTCGCCACCGGGGACGTCTTCAGCGAACGCGGGATAGCCCGGCTGCTCGTCGACTGA
- a CDS encoding Gfo/Idh/MocA family protein has translation MAKETHRIGILGSGNIFGRYVTGLARYPELEIVRVGDIDVARAKQAAAEHAIPAWGDDAELYADDSVDIVINLTPPVHHARTVITALEAGKHVYVEKPLATTVTDGEAVLAAAARTGRVLGSAPDTFLGSAAQTARKAIDAGSIGTPIGASAFIGHSKAETWHPNPAFLFQPGGGPVMDMGPYYLAILVNCLGPVATISAAGRIGVPRRTVTAPERTVETIDVTIPTHTGAVLTFASGVIATTQMSFDVWDSDLPYIEIYGSEGTLSLANPNHFDGDVRVRRHGDGEWTVLEPALELFGAVGTREQARRGLGVRDLANAVEGGPHRANAAFAFHVLEALCSLEGSAQQGRSVTLTSSCERPQALFTV, from the coding sequence ATGGCCAAAGAGACCCATCGCATCGGCATCCTGGGCAGCGGCAACATCTTCGGCCGGTATGTGACCGGCCTCGCCCGCTACCCGGAGCTGGAGATCGTGCGGGTGGGCGACATCGATGTGGCACGAGCGAAGCAGGCGGCCGCCGAGCATGCCATCCCCGCCTGGGGTGACGACGCGGAGCTGTACGCCGACGACTCGGTGGACATCGTCATCAACCTGACGCCGCCGGTCCACCACGCCCGCACCGTCATCACGGCCCTGGAAGCGGGCAAACACGTCTACGTCGAGAAGCCGTTGGCCACCACGGTCACCGACGGCGAAGCCGTCCTCGCGGCGGCCGCCCGCACCGGGCGCGTCCTCGGATCGGCGCCGGACACCTTCCTCGGCAGCGCCGCCCAGACGGCCCGCAAGGCGATCGACGCGGGCTCGATCGGCACGCCGATCGGCGCCTCCGCCTTCATCGGGCACAGCAAGGCCGAGACCTGGCACCCCAACCCGGCCTTCCTGTTCCAGCCGGGAGGCGGCCCCGTGATGGACATGGGTCCGTACTACCTGGCCATCCTCGTCAACTGCCTCGGCCCCGTCGCCACCATCTCCGCGGCCGGCCGCATAGGCGTGCCCCGGCGCACGGTCACCGCACCCGAACGGACCGTCGAGACCATCGACGTCACCATCCCCACCCACACCGGCGCCGTGCTCACCTTCGCCTCCGGTGTCATCGCCACGACCCAGATGAGTTTCGACGTCTGGGACAGCGACCTGCCCTACATCGAGATCTACGGCAGCGAGGGCACCCTGTCGCTGGCCAATCCGAACCACTTCGACGGCGATGTGCGGGTCCGGCGGCACGGTGACGGCGAATGGACCGTCCTGGAACCGGCCCTGGAACTCTTCGGCGCCGTCGGGACGCGCGAGCAGGCCCGCCGCGGGCTCGGCGTCCGCGATCTCGCCAACGCCGTCGAGGGCGGACCGCACCGTGCCAACGCCGCCTTCGCCTTCCATGTCCTGGAGGCCCTCTGCTCGTTGGAGGGCTCCGCCCAGCAGGGCCGGTCCGTGACGCTGACCAGTTCATGCGAGCGCCCCCAGGCCCTCTTCACCGTCTGA